The genomic segment CGGCCCCCACCGtgacactgcccccccccccccgtcactgCCTTCCCGTGACACTGTCCCCCCCGGGACACCGGCTCCCACcgtgacactgctctcccgtgacacTGCCCCCCCCGGGACACCAGCTCCTGCCGTGACACTGCCCCCCCCCGTGTCACTGCCTTCCCGTGACACTGTCCCCCCCGGGACACCGGCCCCCACCGTGACACTGCCCCCCCCCGTGTCACTGCCTTCCCGTGACACTGTCTCCCCCGGGACACCGGCTCCCACcgtgacactgctctcccgtgacacTGCCCCCCCCGGGACACCAGCTCCTGCCGTGATACTGCCTCCCCCCCAGGACACTGGCTCCCGCTGTGACACTGCCCCCCGGGACACCGGCCCCCAGCTGTGCCCTGTGCCCGGGAAGTGTGCGCCCCGCGCAGCAGGGTCAGCCGCTCAGCAGGACACGGGCTGTCGCCTCCCTCCCGCTTGTACCGTCTTCACCCTCCCTGAAAATCAACCTGGCAGCCGGGGTCTCGGGGGCGCCCGGGGGCCCAGCGCAGGCAGAGGTGCTTCCGCTGCGCGCGCCAGCGGGTCGGCCGATTGCAGCGCTTCGTCTGCCAGCAGGAACTGCCAAATTTTGTTTCCCTGTGCTGCAGTGGAGCCCTGGTTCTCAGCTAAACTGGAGGGGTGTTTTGTGTTAGGGGTGTGGAAGCGTGTGGGGAGAGGCAGTTCCTCGGCCGGATTGTTTATGTGCTAAACAGACGGGAGAGAGGAAGCGGGTGCGCAGCGAAGCGGCTGGGTCTGCGTGGTTTGGGGCCAGGGTGCCTGTCGCTGCTCGAGGTCAGCAGAGCAGTTAGGAGTCTGCGAGTCAGCGATTGGCAGAGCAGGTTTGGGCTCCCGGCAGCAGCAAGGCTGGCTAGAAAAGTGTAAAAGCTATTGTTGTTTCTATATATTTTGGAAAGGTCATATCTATATGCAGTGAGAAAGGCGTAAATCTTACATTGTGAATTTAGGTACTCTGGCCCCTTTTTAATGTAATGCTTCCCTAGCGTCTAAAAACAGTGCCAATAAAGTTATTGGCAAACCAATGTGGCTTTATTAAGAAGATTTGCAACttaatttagctttttaaaatctttcaaagGAAATCCTAGCCTCTGAACAATGAAGATCTTAGACCCTGGGTAACTCTATGCGAATCTGCACATTGCTCTGCTGAAACAGATGCTGAAGTTCTTTAGAAGGATCTTCTTGATTCAGACAAAGTGCCTGCGTGAGAACAGAGAAAGCTCCCAACTATACTGTGAGTATCAGCTTGGCCTGTGATTTTTAGCTCAAGTTTTTGTGTATGACTGTGTTAAGCAGCTGGTGGCATGTTTTGGTCCAGTCCTTTGCTTGCACCGGACGAGCCTGCTGAATCCCTGAGCTATGTTTTTTCTACGCGCTTGCTGAGAACTTTTCAGACTCGTGATCTGGTAGTCAGAGAAACGCGTGCTGCGATTTGAAGGGGGTGGCGAGCACAGCGTTTGAAGCTGGAGCTGTATGTTGTGCCTGATGCGGCTGGAGTTTTGTACAGTGCTGGGCAAGTTGATTAATCTCTGTGCCTGCAAGTCTGGTTCTGTAGAACAGCGATAATATTCTCCCCTATATCAAAGATACTTTGAAATTTCAGGATAATGATTGCTATATAAGCAACTGTTCCTGTTCATGGGCGATGCATATGTTAGATCTCTTGATGAGACCTCAGTATTACAAAAAGCATCCCAGGAAGGGGTTCTGTACATAGATTAGCTCAAATGTGGTTGttcttaatttttattcttgactgcattaaaaaatgacaaagctgaggaaaaaacctGCTGTACTGATGTGAAAGCAATGAAAACTCTCTGCTGATGCTGTTTTCAGAGagctctgcctgctcagcactTAGAGAAATTGGAGCGTCTAGGGGTTTTATACTTAAATATTGTCCAGGAATGTGCAAAGGAAACTCTTGATGCATGTGCTACGTATGAATTTTATAAGCTAACGGAACTGAAATGTTCCTGGAGAGCAGTGGTGTGATATAACTGCCTGTGGAGCATTTTGTGTCTGTGTCTGCTTATTTGTGGGggcaagacttttaaaaaaaaaaaaaattgcagtgttcCAGCAAGGTAGGACAGATTTATTTATTCATGCTTGAGGTGCCCTATAGAAAGTATATGCTAGAGCAGCAAGGACAGTCCAAAAACACTACACTATGGCTGGGATCTCACTGCTTATTAATTTGCCTAATTAGTATTAGAAAGGATCTCTCAGAGGTGAAAGCAGTGTTGGCCAAGAAGCTTAGAAACTACAGACAGTTTAGGAGGCCATCATAGGCTGGGATAAAAGTAGCAGCAGTAAAAGTAGAGTCTGATAGCCTTGTCCTGACTTCCCTAGCTATTGGCCAGCGCTGAGCTTTCTTCATAATAGGGAGATTTAATGTGTCAAACTCTGTTAGATCTGTGCAGCTACATGGTGATAATAGTAGCCTGTAAAAATAGCTTACTCCTGTGTCCAGGCTTGGAGTAATTGTGTTAATACAGCAGCAATGAGAAAAACAGTTGAGTAGGTAGTCTGGTGTATGATTTCTGTATTAGGGCCTTGTAAAAGTTTTGCTCCCGTGAGGCATGGTTTGAGATTGATTTGTCAACtagatctctttttttaatccagatgAAGACGTCGTTCCTTAACATAACACAGCCTTAGCCTGACTGGCAAAATCTTCAGTTTTAGTAGTGCCGTCATTGCTAAATCCTCTAAATTTGAATAACATCAAATAATCTGGAGTCTGAATTGGCAACTTGCGTAATGATTGATTGCTTGTCATCTCCTCTTAGGCATGATGTGTTTTGAAATGGGTAAGTGTTGTTAGAGCCCAGCTTAATCCCAAAGAATGCGAGACACAGGGGGAGTTGTTTAAAAGATACTTTCCCTTTAGAGTCTGTCAGCCGGCTCTGCCTACAGCTGTGTTGCTCATTTATTGCCTTTGGAACAACGGCTCTGGCGCCTGACTCTTCTTCCAGCCGTGTTCAAAAAAACCTCTTCTGAAGGTTACAGAGATTTTGATGTCTTAAAAGTGGTTCTTTTGAAACATCTCTTCTAATTTGAGCATCTTCCGAAAGGAAGCAGCAAAACTATAGTAGTCAGAGAACTCTTAAATGCAGGCAAACGTCCCTGTCTAGGCGACAAACAAGAACAGCAGGAGCCCGACTGCAAAATATTACTCTAAATAATTGAAACGTTGAATCTGAGTTTGAGAATCACTGAATTTGAATGGTGGGACCTTCTCTCCCTCTGTTGATCAACAGCTTGCTAGGGTTTGACTGGCGACAAATGCTTTGTTTGACTTGAGACCTTGTTCTTTCAGGTGCCTGAGCGGTGAGCCATGCTGGGCCGAAAAACAGGACTCCCCCAAAACCTAAACAGCCACCACCGGATGAACCAGTCCTACCAGGAGGCTGTGCCCCTGCGGAGCAGACCATCCAAGGAAAGTGATGTCAGTCTGGAGGTGTTCAGCGGCTCTACGCCCGAAATCACACAGAGCCGCAACAGAGCCCAGCAAATGCGGGACAGGAAAGGTCGCAAAGCTGACCTCAAAGACTCTAATGGGAGAGAGGCAGAAACAATTACCTTCATCTCTGGTACAGCAGAGGCTCCCCAAACTCAGAGCTCGTGCTGTTCCTCTCTGTCTCAGGCCTGGAACACATACAAGGCTGTTTTCTGTTGTATAGTGACCTGTGGGGGCTGCTTTCAGGACTGCAGTGTCTGTATCACGTATCCAGGGCCTGCTGAGACCTCCACTGAAGACGGAAAGAATGGAGATTATAATGGGCGACTGCCAAACAGCCCTGCCAACATCTCTCCCACTGAGAAGAATGGGAACCAGATCAAAAAGACCAGCATGGGTAGCAGTTTCAGTTACCCAGATGTGAAACTAAAGGGTATTCCTGTCTATCAAAACAGGAGCCCCAGCCACCATCTGGATTCAGATTCATGCTGCAAAGAGCTGCTGCCAGATAAGCCCTTAAGGAATAGCATAGAAAAGCCAccgctccccagcagccaccgcagttCGGAGGAGTATTACTCATTCCACGAGTCCGACCTGGACATCAGTGAGCTGAATGGCTCCATGTCCAGCAGGGAGATTGATGTCCTGATCTTCAAGAAACTCACAGAGCTCTTCAGTGTCCACCAGATTGATGAGCTGGCCAAATGCACGTCAGACACTGTCTTCCTGGAGAAGACCAACAAGATCTC from the Struthio camelus isolate bStrCam1 chromosome 23, bStrCam1.hap1, whole genome shotgun sequence genome contains:
- the KDF1 gene encoding keratinocyte differentiation factor 1, yielding MLGRKTGLPQNLNSHHRMNQSYQEAVPLRSRPSKESDVSLEVFSGSTPEITQSRNRAQQMRDRKGRKADLKDSNGREAETITFISGTAEAPQTQSSCCSSLSQAWNTYKAVFCCIVTCGGCFQDCSVCITYPGPAETSTEDGKNGDYNGRLPNSPANISPTEKNGNQIKKTSMGSSFSYPDVKLKGIPVYQNRSPSHHLDSDSCCKELLPDKPLRNSIEKPPLPSSHRSSEEYYSFHESDLDISELNGSMSSREIDVLIFKKLTELFSVHQIDELAKCTSDTVFLEKTNKISDLINSITQDYNLDEQDAECRLVRGIIRISTRKSRVRPHISIPASQSHEKSSRGNPPDSGNETMLESMVISQDDLAVQISEETPADVIARNMRRHSSAGSPTSRDSSFQDTETDSSGAPLLQVYC